From the Halorubellus sp. JP-L1 genome, one window contains:
- a CDS encoding sulfurtransferase TusA family protein, translating to MSSKYDIAETLDVKGASCPMPVVKTKTAIDDLGAGEVLEVLATDSGSMSDIDGWASGTDGVELLDQEEGDDVYKHYVRKTE from the coding sequence ATGAGTTCGAAATACGACATCGCGGAGACGCTCGACGTGAAGGGTGCATCGTGTCCCATGCCAGTGGTGAAGACGAAGACCGCCATCGACGACCTCGGCGCCGGCGAGGTCCTCGAAGTGCTCGCCACCGACTCGGGGAGCATGAGCGACATCGACGGCTGGGCGTCGGGGACCGACGGCGTCGAACTCCTCGACCAGGAGGAAGGGGACGACGTCTACAAGCACTACGTCCGGAAGACGGAGTAA
- a CDS encoding DsrE/DsrF/DrsH-like family protein, with translation MSTDTSDAPSDEAPSDDAPSRAELAARVDELEDALADATNEDGTKKMSIIATKGTLDMAYPPLILASTAAAFGYDVTVFHTFWGLEILHEERSKNLKLSSVGNPNMPVPNAVAALPGMDRVTTKMMEKKIEDNDTASIEELLETSLDMGVEFQACQMTIDLMDYDESDFYDGVTTGVGAATALEDMADADIQLLV, from the coding sequence ATGAGTACGGATACATCCGACGCCCCGTCCGACGAGGCACCGTCCGACGACGCGCCCTCGCGTGCGGAGCTGGCCGCGCGCGTCGACGAACTCGAGGACGCGCTCGCCGACGCTACCAACGAGGACGGCACGAAGAAGATGAGCATCATCGCGACCAAGGGCACCCTCGACATGGCGTACCCGCCGCTCATCCTCGCCAGCACCGCGGCCGCGTTCGGCTACGACGTCACCGTCTTCCACACGTTCTGGGGGCTGGAAATCCTCCACGAGGAACGCTCGAAGAACCTCAAACTGAGCTCCGTCGGCAACCCCAACATGCCCGTGCCGAACGCCGTCGCGGCGCTCCCAGGCATGGACCGCGTGACGACGAAGATGATGGAGAAGAAGATCGAGGACAACGACACCGCCTCCATCGAGGAACTGCTCGAGACGAGCCTCGACATGGGCGTCGAGTTCCAGGCCTGCCAGATGACCATCGACCTCATGGACTACGACGAGAGCGACTTCTACGACGGCGTCACCACCGGCGTCGGCGCGGCGACCGCCCTCGAGGACATGGCGGACGCCGACATCCAACTCCTCGTCTAA
- a CDS encoding HalOD1 output domain-containing protein, which translates to MSELENPVPRIVDAVAEAEDVDALALEPPLADVVDPDALESLLEETSTSTLEIQFRYQGHDVLVDANGLVQVD; encoded by the coding sequence ATGAGCGAACTCGAGAATCCGGTCCCTCGGATCGTCGACGCCGTCGCCGAGGCCGAAGACGTCGATGCGCTCGCACTCGAGCCGCCGCTGGCGGACGTCGTCGATCCGGACGCGCTCGAATCGCTGCTCGAGGAGACGAGCACGTCGACCCTCGAGATCCAGTTCAGGTACCAGGGCCACGACGTCCTCGTCGACGCGAACGGTCTCGTGCAGGTCGACTGA
- a CDS encoding monooxygenase family protein yields the protein MYLVTFRLDPGEYDEEFHELNDAIQVVAEDTDGYLGKRTWHAAESEEVLVVYYWESLDGLESFGADATHERAKRRWTEWYDAYEVTVTEVRESYGSGFGDDADPPA from the coding sequence ATGTATCTGGTCACGTTCCGTCTCGATCCGGGCGAGTACGACGAGGAGTTCCACGAGTTAAACGACGCGATCCAGGTCGTTGCCGAGGACACGGACGGTTACCTGGGCAAGCGGACGTGGCACGCCGCTGAGAGCGAGGAGGTGCTCGTCGTGTACTACTGGGAGTCACTGGACGGTCTCGAGTCGTTCGGCGCGGATGCGACCCACGAGCGAGCGAAGCGACGGTGGACGGAGTGGTACGACGCCTACGAGGTCACCGTCACGGAAGTCCGCGAGTCGTACGGGAGCGGGTTCGGCGACGACGCAGACCCACCCGCGTAG